The Methylomonas montana genome has a window encoding:
- a CDS encoding FkbM family methyltransferase has product MTSYAQNFEDVILERIFKDQTTGFCIDVDAWDDTVDSVTKHFYEKGWHGINIEPFPVYFKKLKQSRIRDINLNIALLEKPGICTLFAITDTGLSTFNANHADEHRLKGFDVQEQEVPISTLENICDTYVKDKQIDFLKVDTEGTEFQVLQGSNWKRFRPRVLVIEATLPLSQAASHH; this is encoded by the coding sequence ATGACCTCATACGCACAAAACTTTGAAGATGTCATATTGGAACGAATATTTAAAGATCAAACCACTGGTTTCTGTATTGACGTTGATGCATGGGACGACACCGTAGATTCTGTAACCAAGCATTTTTATGAAAAAGGCTGGCATGGAATTAATATAGAGCCGTTCCCTGTCTATTTTAAAAAACTTAAGCAATCGCGTATACGTGATATCAATTTAAATATCGCATTATTAGAAAAACCTGGAATCTGTACACTATTTGCGATTACCGACACGGGATTATCTACCTTCAACGCCAATCATGCCGACGAGCATAGACTGAAAGGGTTTGATGTTCAGGAACAAGAAGTGCCGATAAGTACACTCGAAAACATATGCGACACCTACGTCAAGGATAAACAAATTGACTTTCTAAAAGTGGATACAGAAGGAACTGAATTTCAGGTACTCCAAGGCAGCAACTGGAAACGTTTTCGACCTAGAGTGCTGGTCATTGAAGCAACTTTGCCTCTTTCACAAGCGGCATCCCATCATTAA
- a CDS encoding malate dehydrogenase, with protein sequence MKTPVDIAVTGAAGQISYSLLFHLASGELLGPDQPIVLRLLEIPPAMKQLQGVVMELNDCAFPLINKIVITDNPKVAFENVDYAFLVGAKPRGPGMLRSDLLHDNAQIFITQGKALNEVANRNVKVLVTGNPANTNALIAIKNAPDLAPECFAAMTMLDHKRAISQVAEKCGVLSRDVKNVAIWGNHSCTQYPDLHHAKVKGMDVLSLVERSWFVDDFIPTVQYRGTEIIKVRGQSSAASAAHAAIEHMRVWVHGTDPGDWVSMAVASDGSYGIEEGLVYSFPVTVVDGQINIVKGLDLNDFSWERLRQNEIELKEEKQAISHLL encoded by the coding sequence ATGAAAACGCCCGTAGATATTGCCGTAACAGGTGCCGCTGGTCAGATTAGTTATTCCTTGTTATTTCATTTGGCGTCTGGCGAACTATTGGGTCCCGATCAGCCTATCGTGCTGCGCTTGTTGGAAATTCCACCGGCGATGAAACAACTGCAAGGCGTGGTAATGGAGTTGAACGATTGCGCCTTCCCGTTGATTAATAAGATCGTTATTACCGACAATCCGAAGGTGGCATTCGAAAATGTCGATTATGCATTTTTAGTGGGCGCCAAGCCGCGTGGACCGGGGATGCTGCGTAGCGACTTGTTGCACGATAATGCGCAGATTTTTATCACGCAAGGCAAAGCGCTGAACGAGGTGGCAAATCGGAATGTGAAGGTGTTGGTGACCGGCAATCCGGCCAATACCAACGCGCTGATTGCCATCAAAAACGCCCCCGATCTGGCGCCGGAGTGTTTCGCGGCGATGACCATGCTCGATCATAAACGGGCGATCAGTCAGGTCGCGGAGAAATGCGGCGTGCTGAGTCGGGACGTGAAAAACGTGGCGATTTGGGGCAATCACTCCTGTACCCAATATCCCGACCTGCATCATGCCAAGGTTAAGGGCATGGATGTGTTGTCGCTGGTCGAGCGATCCTGGTTTGTCGACGATTTCATCCCCACCGTACAATATCGCGGCACGGAAATCATCAAGGTACGCGGCCAGTCCAGCGCGGCATCGGCGGCGCACGCGGCTATCGAGCACATGCGAGTTTGGGTGCACGGCACCGATCCAGGCGATTGGGTGAGTATGGCGGTGGCTTCCGATGGTAGTTATGGTATTGAAGAGGGGCTGGTTTATTCCTTCCCGGTCACGGTCGTCGATGGCCAAATTAACATCGTCAAAGGCTTGGATCTCAATGATTTCAGCTGGGAAAGACTTCGCCAAAACGAGATTGAGTTAAAAGAAGAAAAACAGGCTATTAGTCATTTGCTATAA
- a CDS encoding glycosyltransferase family 2 protein yields the protein MPKVSICIPIYNGEQYLEDALNSILNQTYKNFEVVIVDDQSTDKSHEIAKSYALNDTRIHVFKNEKNLGLVGNWNKCIELAKGEWIKFVFQDDLITDNCLELMMASANDKSRFIACYRDFLFEADVNEGTIETFRKYPRLSDVFEKKINVNNVYFAQTVLSCPDNFIGEPTSTLIHKTVFDQYGYFNPSFSQLCDIEYWIRIGVNEGLTIIPHYLAHFRVHSNSTTSLNAKQHNFRTHELEDLLLLHEFAFNPQFAILRQSKSLSGKKINLKKEFAKKAFWFKNTASARQKQSINANELKIWTELANQYPKFETSWHLLPLKANNWLKSKMWRFYR from the coding sequence ATGCCAAAAGTCAGCATTTGCATTCCAATATACAATGGAGAACAATATCTGGAGGATGCATTAAATAGCATTCTAAATCAAACTTATAAAAATTTCGAAGTCGTTATAGTCGACGACCAATCGACTGATAAAAGTCATGAAATTGCAAAATCATATGCCTTAAATGACACGAGAATACATGTTTTCAAAAATGAAAAAAATTTAGGTTTGGTAGGCAATTGGAATAAATGTATTGAATTAGCCAAAGGAGAATGGATAAAATTTGTTTTCCAAGATGACTTAATTACTGATAACTGCTTAGAATTGATGATGGCGTCAGCGAACGACAAATCAAGATTTATCGCTTGCTATAGAGATTTTTTATTCGAAGCCGATGTGAATGAAGGAACAATAGAGACATTCAGAAAATACCCCCGCCTTTCTGATGTTTTTGAAAAAAAAATAAACGTTAATAACGTTTATTTTGCACAAACAGTCTTATCTTGTCCTGATAATTTTATCGGAGAACCGACAAGCACACTTATTCACAAAACTGTGTTTGATCAATATGGATATTTTAATCCCAGTTTCTCACAACTATGCGATATAGAATACTGGATAAGGATAGGTGTTAATGAAGGACTTACTATAATACCTCATTACTTAGCTCATTTCAGAGTCCATTCAAACTCCACGACTTCTTTAAACGCAAAACAGCACAATTTTCGCACACACGAGTTAGAAGATTTGCTATTACTTCACGAGTTCGCCTTTAACCCGCAATTTGCTATATTGCGCCAATCAAAGTCTTTGTCCGGCAAAAAAATTAACCTAAAAAAGGAATTTGCAAAAAAAGCTTTTTGGTTCAAAAATACAGCATCGGCAAGACAAAAACAATCAATAAATGCAAATGAATTAAAAATATGGACTGAATTAGCGAATCAGTATCCAAAATTTGAAACATCATGGCATTTGCTTCCCTTAAAAGCCAACAACTGGCTAAAAAGTAAAATGTGGCGGTTTTATCGATGA
- a CDS encoding glycosyltransferase WbsX family protein: protein MSKAARIIAFHLPQFHPTPENDEWWGKGFTEWTNVAKAKPLFAGHYQPHIPADLGFYDLRLPEARHAQSELAKEYGIEGFCYYHYWFGNGRRLLERPVNEILSSGEPDFPFCLCWANHSWNNIWQGVADRMLMEQTYPGMDDHKEHFEWLLNAFKDRRYITVDDMPLFLIFNPGEIPDLPDVLSYWRQLAVEAGLKGLYLVGVNYRFRADWNPRSVGLDASTWQPLPPKDGHIPSNFFGEKIKRFFSKTKSRVTVHHYAAVINMLIRKSPPPFPDYPTVLPNWDNTPRSGENGLVFHESTPELFRSLLRRAFSLIKHYEPEKRIIFIKAWNEWAEGNYLEPDQKYGHGYLQVIKEELGASSLEDNK from the coding sequence ATGAGCAAAGCGGCCAGAATTATCGCCTTCCACCTCCCCCAATTTCATCCAACGCCAGAAAACGACGAATGGTGGGGAAAAGGTTTTACCGAATGGACAAATGTGGCAAAAGCCAAACCATTGTTTGCGGGGCACTATCAACCGCACATTCCAGCAGACTTGGGTTTTTATGACTTGCGTTTACCGGAAGCCCGTCACGCCCAATCAGAACTTGCCAAGGAATATGGGATTGAAGGCTTTTGCTACTACCATTACTGGTTTGGAAACGGGCGTCGCCTGTTGGAAAGGCCTGTTAACGAAATACTATCTAGTGGCGAGCCGGATTTTCCATTTTGTTTATGCTGGGCCAACCATAGCTGGAATAATATCTGGCAAGGCGTGGCAGACCGTATGCTAATGGAGCAAACCTATCCCGGCATGGATGACCATAAAGAACATTTTGAATGGCTACTGAATGCGTTTAAAGATCGACGTTATATTACTGTCGATGATATGCCCTTGTTTTTGATATTTAATCCAGGAGAAATACCTGATTTACCCGATGTGCTGAGTTATTGGCGCCAACTAGCCGTTGAGGCCGGTCTGAAAGGACTCTATCTAGTAGGCGTAAACTACCGATTCAGGGCCGACTGGAACCCTCGTAGCGTCGGCCTGGATGCGTCGACTTGGCAACCCCTACCGCCTAAAGACGGTCACATTCCAAGCAATTTCTTTGGCGAAAAAATTAAACGGTTTTTTTCAAAAACAAAGTCGCGTGTCACTGTGCATCATTATGCGGCGGTAATAAACATGTTGATCCGCAAGTCCCCTCCTCCTTTTCCCGATTACCCCACAGTATTACCTAATTGGGATAATACGCCTCGCTCGGGAGAAAATGGACTGGTCTTTCATGAATCAACCCCGGAATTGTTCAGATCATTATTACGCCGAGCATTTTCGCTTATCAAGCATTATGAGCCGGAAAAGCGCATCATCTTTATCAAGGCATGGAATGAATGGGCCGAGGGTAATTACTTAGAGCCGGATCAGAAATATGGACATGGTTATCTTCAAGTGATTAAAGAAGAACTTGGGGCATCTTCCTTGGAAGATAATAAGTAG
- a CDS encoding GDP-mannose 4,6-dehydratase: MRALICGIGGQDGGYLAKLLLDKGYEVYGTSRDIYLMSGRGLQFLGIADQVKLCSMAINDFRSVLSVLANVKPDEVYNLAGQSSVGLSFEQPVETMESIAVGTLNLLEAIRFVNPAIRFYNASSSECFGDTGGELADENTAFRPRSPYAVAKSTAFWQVANYRDAYKLHASSGILFNHESPMRPERFVTRKIIAAACRISKGSKEKLILGDIDIQRDWGWAPDYVEAMWLMTQQPHGGDYVVATGRTVALAYFVERAFIELNLDWKEHVESDPRLFRPSEIRVSRGNTAHIRSTLGWRHRMEIEDVIREMVKHDYNHNK; this comes from the coding sequence ATGCGCGCATTGATCTGTGGCATCGGCGGTCAAGATGGCGGTTATTTAGCAAAACTGCTGCTCGACAAAGGTTATGAAGTCTATGGCACCTCAAGGGATATATATTTGATGTCAGGTCGCGGCCTGCAATTTTTAGGAATCGCCGATCAAGTCAAATTATGTTCCATGGCAATCAACGATTTCCGTAGCGTACTTTCCGTATTGGCAAATGTTAAACCGGATGAAGTTTATAATTTGGCAGGACAAAGTTCAGTAGGACTGTCTTTTGAACAACCGGTGGAGACGATGGAAAGCATCGCGGTTGGTACATTAAATCTGTTGGAGGCCATTCGCTTTGTCAATCCGGCGATTCGTTTTTACAACGCGAGTTCCAGTGAATGCTTTGGCGACACTGGCGGCGAGCTAGCCGATGAAAATACCGCTTTTCGGCCTCGGAGTCCCTATGCGGTTGCCAAATCGACCGCATTCTGGCAAGTTGCCAACTACCGAGATGCCTACAAACTTCACGCTAGTAGCGGCATACTATTTAACCACGAATCGCCTATGCGACCCGAGCGATTTGTTACTCGCAAAATTATTGCAGCCGCTTGTCGAATATCGAAGGGCTCAAAAGAGAAATTAATACTAGGCGATATTGATATCCAAAGAGATTGGGGATGGGCACCCGATTATGTAGAAGCAATGTGGTTAATGACCCAACAACCGCATGGTGGCGACTACGTAGTCGCTACCGGCAGAACGGTAGCGCTAGCTTATTTTGTGGAGCGCGCTTTTATCGAACTAAATCTTGACTGGAAGGAGCATGTTGAAAGCGATCCTCGGCTTTTTCGCCCTTCAGAAATTCGAGTCAGTCGTGGCAATACAGCCCATATTCGTTCAACATTAGGTTGGCGACACCGCATGGAAATCGAGGATGTGATTCGGGAAATGGTTAAGCATGACTATAACCATAATAAATAA
- a CDS encoding ABC transporter permease — protein sequence MLKIIKNLYIYRELIAALTYKNIVLRYKQAYLGILWAVLKPLMLMLVFTLVKSFVGIETEGLPYPLITFAALIPWVFFQESVSEGVNSVTSNASLIKKIYFPREIFPLTAMVTKLVELIISFAILAGMMVYYQIVPSIYTCWVPAFLLYTMVVALTISFFGAAMNVYYRDIAQAIPIGLSLLMYGSPVIYPLSLVQKKLLVEQAAGEWSDKLYTLYTLNPLVGIIDGFQRVLIKATEPDFNALYPGLILTLTILPISYWFFKRAENWFADVI from the coding sequence TATTTACCGAGAACTCATTGCGGCATTAACTTACAAAAATATTGTCCTCCGCTACAAGCAAGCCTATCTAGGGATTTTATGGGCAGTATTAAAGCCACTGATGTTAATGTTGGTATTTACTTTAGTTAAAAGTTTTGTCGGCATCGAAACCGAAGGCCTGCCTTATCCACTAATTACCTTTGCCGCCCTGATACCGTGGGTTTTTTTTCAGGAATCCGTTTCCGAAGGCGTCAACAGCGTTACATCCAATGCCTCATTGATTAAAAAAATTTATTTCCCTCGGGAAATATTCCCATTGACTGCCATGGTCACCAAACTGGTTGAATTGATTATCAGCTTTGCAATCCTGGCAGGAATGATGGTTTACTATCAAATCGTACCCAGTATTTACACCTGTTGGGTACCGGCATTTCTTCTCTATACCATGGTTGTCGCGCTCACTATCAGCTTTTTTGGTGCAGCCATGAATGTGTATTACCGCGATATAGCACAGGCCATCCCCATTGGCTTGTCCTTACTCATGTACGGCTCGCCGGTAATCTATCCTTTGAGCTTGGTACAAAAAAAACTATTGGTGGAACAAGCCGCCGGCGAATGGTCAGACAAACTCTACACACTCTATACGCTCAACCCATTGGTAGGAATTATCGACGGTTTTCAACGAGTATTGATTAAAGCGACCGAACCCGACTTTAACGCCTTGTATCCCGGCTTAATCCTAACGCTGACCATACTACCGATCAGTTACTGGTTTTTTAAGCGTGCTGAAAACTGGTTTGCCGATGTGATCTAA
- a CDS encoding glycosyltransferase family 4 protein, with the protein MTEKITPFGLNIIGFASANVGLGNSLRQFVDCFLNRGEKVSILDIEAGGGRSGFDKSLEQYFISSANNVPFAVNLSIFGAHDIPRFALSPPNGLPVNNRLNVFFVWWELTSLPQHWIEAAKVFDVLIAGSDFVYALLSNNITGIPILRAPHPVSIPANILPNRKRYRLPESKFIVYMGFDPHSSIDRKNPYAAIDAFKLAFPNSPDCHLAIKVNYSSGDERIKESVNHFLEYIGSDSRIHLIQENLTYYDLLCLYASCDAFISLHRSEGLGLVPFEAMRLGKPVVATAWSGNMSYMNYTNSCLVQFDLVPIEANTLHYGSNELGFETKWAEPSISQAAAWLKKLAEDTEFRLQLGIRAAADANQHHELACKTAFVDELKAIWENREFLPQRDRQLFINQARESIRRFDYEQRLRKMTPFQRFVHKVQNKFDRHLLWRFRKN; encoded by the coding sequence ATGACTGAGAAAATAACGCCATTTGGTTTGAATATTATAGGATTTGCCAGCGCGAATGTAGGCTTAGGAAACTCACTCAGGCAATTTGTTGATTGCTTTCTCAACAGAGGTGAAAAAGTAAGTATCTTAGATATTGAGGCCGGAGGAGGGCGTAGCGGATTCGATAAAAGTTTAGAACAATATTTTATCTCATCAGCCAACAACGTACCGTTTGCTGTCAATTTATCTATATTCGGAGCTCATGATATTCCTCGCTTCGCCTTATCACCTCCAAATGGACTCCCAGTAAATAACCGGTTGAATGTTTTCTTTGTGTGGTGGGAACTAACAAGCCTTCCACAACACTGGATAGAAGCGGCAAAAGTATTTGATGTGCTTATTGCCGGATCAGATTTTGTATATGCGTTACTAAGTAATAATATTACTGGAATACCAATACTTCGAGCCCCCCACCCAGTATCGATACCTGCAAATATCCTACCTAATCGTAAACGATATAGACTCCCAGAGTCAAAGTTCATAGTTTATATGGGGTTTGACCCCCATAGTAGTATCGATAGAAAAAACCCATATGCGGCAATTGATGCATTTAAACTGGCTTTTCCTAATTCTCCAGATTGTCATTTGGCAATTAAAGTCAATTATTCTAGTGGAGATGAAAGAATAAAAGAGTCTGTGAACCATTTCCTCGAATATATAGGGTCGGATTCACGAATCCATCTCATCCAGGAAAATCTCACTTATTACGACCTTCTCTGCCTTTATGCCAGTTGCGATGCGTTCATTAGCTTGCACCGCTCAGAAGGTTTAGGGCTCGTTCCATTTGAAGCCATGCGGCTTGGTAAACCGGTCGTTGCAACCGCTTGGTCTGGTAATATGAGTTATATGAATTACACGAATTCATGCTTAGTGCAGTTCGACCTCGTACCTATTGAAGCCAACACCCTGCATTACGGTTCTAACGAACTAGGTTTCGAGACTAAATGGGCAGAACCAAGTATTTCACAAGCAGCAGCATGGCTAAAAAAACTGGCCGAAGACACTGAATTTCGTTTACAACTTGGCATAAGAGCGGCGGCAGATGCTAATCAACACCACGAACTAGCATGCAAAACAGCTTTCGTAGATGAATTGAAAGCTATCTGGGAAAACCGGGAGTTTCTACCGCAACGAGATAGACAACTATTTATTAATCAAGCTCGAGAATCCATAAGACGCTTTGACTACGAACAACGCTTAAGAAAGATGACACCATTTCAACGATTTGTACATAAAGTCCAAAATAAATTCGATCGCCACTTACTATGGCGTTTCCGCAAGAATTAA
- a CDS encoding glycosyltransferase family 2 protein: MVQSNQNLPPQQPAISVIMPCYNAALVIEKTIEDLFQQTFNAFELIIVDDGSTDDSLLKLEHLSKRYPEIRIFSQFNQGPGPARNQGIQVAQADLIAFLDSDDSWHPEFLAKLYQSLQDNPDCALAYCGWQNIGLAANQCQPYIPPNYEEHDKLATLLRSCPWPIHAALTRKTAIDKVNGFNQNWLTAEDFDMWLRIAAFSKIVRVPEVLAFYHHQQGEQISKNRARAVLNHWGVQKAFIKDFPETVKLLGKSKIDHITDGQLLHHAYDCYWKNDLQGAHHLFRKSLKLGSFSIKDLKYLLPTLLPYNIYRSLIEKLRQ; the protein is encoded by the coding sequence ATGGTGCAATCCAATCAGAATTTACCACCGCAGCAGCCAGCCATTTCGGTGATCATGCCGTGCTATAACGCGGCGCTAGTGATCGAAAAAACCATCGAAGATTTGTTTCAGCAGACTTTCAACGCGTTCGAGTTAATCATCGTTGACGACGGTTCAACCGATGACTCGCTATTGAAACTGGAACATTTATCAAAACGCTATCCCGAAATTCGGATATTCTCCCAGTTTAATCAGGGCCCCGGACCGGCACGAAATCAAGGCATACAGGTAGCGCAAGCTGACTTGATCGCTTTTCTGGATTCAGACGATAGTTGGCACCCGGAGTTTTTGGCCAAACTCTATCAGTCACTACAAGATAATCCCGATTGCGCATTGGCATATTGCGGCTGGCAAAATATTGGCTTGGCGGCGAATCAATGTCAGCCTTACATCCCTCCAAACTATGAAGAACATGACAAACTAGCGACTTTATTGCGAAGTTGCCCGTGGCCTATCCATGCAGCCTTAACAAGAAAAACCGCAATTGACAAGGTCAATGGCTTTAATCAAAACTGGCTAACGGCGGAAGATTTTGATATGTGGCTTAGAATTGCCGCATTCTCGAAAATTGTCAGAGTACCCGAGGTATTGGCTTTTTATCACCATCAACAAGGGGAACAAATTTCCAAAAACAGGGCCCGTGCCGTTTTAAATCACTGGGGCGTGCAAAAAGCCTTTATTAAAGATTTTCCTGAAACAGTCAAACTATTAGGAAAATCAAAAATTGACCATATCACTGACGGTCAATTATTACATCATGCTTACGATTGCTACTGGAAAAACGATTTACAGGGCGCTCATCATTTATTTAGAAAATCTTTAAAACTCGGCAGTTTCAGTATCAAAGATTTAAAGTATCTACTACCTACGCTATTGCCCTACAATATATATCGTTCACTTATCGAAAAATTACGCCAATAA
- a CDS encoding FAD:protein FMN transferase: MGTSCEIQLFTDDKRLANHLVEIVVADVQRLENLYSRYKPDSLLSKINNVAVKGGSIAVDAETAGLLDYAATCYQQSDGLFDISSGILRKAWRFDTGQLPDQALIQKLLGSVGWHKLRWQAPLLEFPVAGMELDFGGIVKEYAADRAAALCWNAGARHGVINLGGDIKLIGPRPDGGAWQVGIHHPRQKQSLASTLALRSGAVASSGDYERCIMVNGQRYGHILNPKTGWPVRYLASVSVVSDFCVVAGSASTIAMLKEEQGPAWLEQLGLPHLWIDTNGNSGGSLNCHPAT, encoded by the coding sequence ATGGGCACAAGCTGTGAAATACAACTCTTCACGGACGACAAACGGTTAGCAAACCACCTCGTCGAAATTGTCGTTGCCGACGTGCAACGCCTAGAAAACTTATATTCGCGTTATAAACCCGACAGCCTACTTTCTAAGATCAATAATGTCGCCGTAAAGGGAGGCAGTATTGCAGTCGACGCAGAAACCGCTGGATTACTGGATTATGCGGCAACCTGTTATCAGCAAAGCGACGGCTTATTTGATATCAGTTCCGGCATTTTGCGAAAGGCGTGGCGTTTCGATACAGGGCAATTACCCGATCAAGCGCTAATACAAAAGCTTTTAGGTAGCGTGGGTTGGCACAAACTGCGCTGGCAAGCGCCATTGCTGGAATTTCCAGTAGCCGGTATGGAATTGGATTTTGGCGGTATCGTCAAAGAGTATGCGGCCGATCGTGCCGCTGCTTTGTGTTGGAACGCCGGCGCGCGACACGGTGTTATCAATCTCGGCGGCGACATCAAGTTGATAGGCCCCAGACCGGACGGCGGTGCCTGGCAGGTTGGCATCCACCATCCTCGCCAGAAACAAAGCCTGGCAAGCACTCTGGCACTGCGCAGCGGCGCAGTCGCCAGCAGTGGCGATTATGAACGTTGCATCATGGTAAACGGGCAGCGCTACGGACATATCCTCAATCCCAAAACCGGCTGGCCGGTTCGTTATCTGGCATCCGTCAGCGTGGTCAGCGATTTTTGCGTGGTCGCCGGCAGCGCGTCCACCATTGCCATGCTCAAGGAAGAACAAGGCCCTGCTTGGCTTGAGCAACTGGGCTTACCGCACCTCTGGATTGATACCAACGGCAATTCGGGCGGCTCGTTAAATTGCCACCCAGCCACGTAG
- a CDS encoding tetratricopeptide repeat protein, with protein MLKIIFILFTLFFHDAFALYPESDLDFMALPPFCKAKLKPDSPHEVDLWARKLGNDFGHTHHFCAALHSLRLAKTIFPSNPELKERKRYLLSDATSDLKYMEEHAKPNFVLFPFIYTTKAEVLLEQGNKKDAITYLKKAISINKKYKMPYIILSDAYLSTDQKQLAKELLEEGVKNIPDSKMLSKRLQKLK; from the coding sequence ATGTTAAAGATCATTTTTATTCTGTTTACCTTATTTTTTCATGATGCATTTGCATTATACCCTGAATCAGACCTAGACTTTATGGCGCTGCCGCCATTCTGCAAAGCAAAACTAAAACCGGACTCCCCGCATGAAGTCGATTTATGGGCAAGAAAGCTAGGTAATGATTTTGGTCATACCCATCACTTTTGTGCAGCCTTACATTCGCTACGACTAGCAAAAACAATATTTCCTTCAAATCCTGAGCTCAAAGAAAGAAAGCGTTACCTATTGTCAGACGCCACAAGCGATCTCAAGTACATGGAAGAGCACGCAAAACCAAATTTCGTGCTTTTTCCTTTTATCTACACAACAAAAGCAGAAGTTTTACTTGAACAGGGCAATAAAAAAGACGCAATTACTTATTTAAAAAAAGCCATCAGCATTAATAAAAAATATAAAATGCCTTATATAATATTATCCGATGCTTACCTTAGCACAGACCAAAAACAACTAGCGAAAGAACTATTGGAAGAAGGCGTAAAGAATATACCCGACTCAAAAATGCTTAGCAAAAGACTGCAAAAACTAAAATAG
- a CDS encoding ABC transporter ATP-binding protein, giving the protein MAIIEVNHLTKEYQLGHLTSIKETALNALKRLTFQPVQERECFKALDDVNFHIEEGEVVGIIGHNGAGKSTLLKHLANISKPTKGEVIVRGSVAPLIEVGAGVNPELTGRENIFLNGAILGIPKKIIRQKLEEIIDFSELEQFIDTPVKRYSSGMTVKLGFSIATSMEADILIVDEVLAVGDLAFQRKCFDRMEDLINRQGKTVLLVSHNIRQVERLCNRVLLFDHGKKIVDGEPSLACNAFFEQSDEKIKLQTIHQQKLSKANSTISSTGEIELLDISILNADGQKIDRINYRSAVTIRIHFKTNVKLKDPTFGIGAHTPDLIFVANDDSILSISESVTIDPGEFTLEYIIPEIILLPGVYAIRVGAALKGNDRNLFYGENLYHFQVCSEKISRSRTVHQGFVSFGGNWIIHNT; this is encoded by the coding sequence ATGGCCATCATAGAAGTCAACCACCTTACCAAAGAATATCAGCTAGGCCACTTAACCAGTATCAAGGAAACCGCTCTGAATGCCTTGAAAAGACTGACCTTTCAACCTGTGCAAGAACGCGAATGCTTCAAGGCATTGGACGACGTCAATTTTCATATAGAAGAAGGCGAAGTGGTCGGCATCATCGGCCACAATGGGGCGGGCAAAAGTACTCTACTAAAACACCTGGCCAATATCAGCAAACCCACCAAAGGCGAAGTCATCGTCCGCGGAAGTGTCGCGCCTCTGATTGAAGTTGGAGCCGGTGTCAATCCGGAACTAACGGGAAGAGAGAATATATTTTTGAATGGGGCTATTCTAGGCATCCCCAAAAAAATAATTCGGCAAAAACTCGAAGAAATTATTGATTTTTCCGAACTTGAACAATTTATCGATACGCCAGTAAAACGATACAGTTCGGGGATGACAGTTAAACTGGGGTTTTCTATCGCAACCAGCATGGAAGCCGATATATTGATTGTTGATGAAGTATTGGCAGTTGGCGATCTAGCATTTCAACGGAAGTGTTTCGATAGAATGGAAGATTTAATCAACCGTCAAGGAAAAACTGTTCTGCTAGTCAGTCATAATATTAGGCAAGTTGAAAGATTATGTAATCGAGTATTACTTTTTGATCATGGCAAAAAAATTGTAGATGGCGAACCCTCTTTAGCATGCAATGCATTTTTTGAGCAGAGCGACGAAAAAATTAAACTACAAACCATACACCAACAAAAATTATCTAAAGCGAATTCAACCATTTCTTCGACAGGTGAAATTGAACTTTTAGATATAAGCATATTAAATGCTGATGGCCAAAAAATCGATCGAATTAATTATCGATCAGCCGTAACAATTCGAATACACTTCAAAACAAACGTAAAATTAAAAGACCCAACCTTTGGAATTGGTGCTCATACCCCGGATCTAATTTTTGTGGCTAATGATGACAGCATTCTAAGTATCTCCGAATCCGTTACAATTGACCCTGGGGAATTTACACTTGAGTATATAATCCCAGAAATAATCCTACTTCCTGGAGTTTATGCTATCAGAGTAGGCGCTGCGCTAAAGGGCAACGACCGGAATCTATTCTACGGAGAAAACTTATATCATTTTCAAGTCTGTTCAGAAAAAATTAGCCGAAGCCGAACAGTACACCAAGGATTTGTATCTTTTGGCGGAAATTGGATCATCCATAATACATAA